A stretch of the Proteus sp. ZN5 genome encodes the following:
- the hemH gene encoding ferrochelatase, producing the protein MNDAKYGVLLVNLGTPDAPTTGAVRRYLAQFLSDPRVVDVSPLIWKPILQGAILPFRSPKVAKLYQQIWMDEGSPLLVYSRAQQRAVAERLPNIPVELGMCYGNPSLNEGVEKLLQQGVEKIILLPLYPQYSCSTSAAVFDGVSRIFKDMRTIPFLHFIRSYPTHPLYIKALVTSIEKSFQQYGKPDRLILSFHGIPERFIKTGDIYYDECCLTTEKLKQQLEEQLGYPKEQVMLTFQSRFGREPWLSPYTDKTMEKLGSEGVEHVQVVCPGFSSDCLETLEEINEQNREFFIHGGGKQYEYIPALNDDPEHIDLLEAMIREICEK; encoded by the coding sequence ATGAATGATGCTAAGTATGGTGTTCTTTTGGTTAATCTTGGCACACCTGATGCGCCGACAACGGGTGCTGTTCGACGTTATTTAGCACAATTTCTTAGCGATCCTCGTGTTGTTGATGTTTCTCCTTTGATTTGGAAACCAATATTACAAGGGGCGATATTACCGTTTCGTTCACCTAAAGTGGCTAAGTTATACCAACAGATTTGGATGGATGAAGGGTCACCTCTGTTAGTTTATAGCCGAGCGCAACAACGTGCTGTCGCAGAGCGATTACCTAATATACCCGTAGAGTTAGGGATGTGTTATGGCAATCCATCGCTAAATGAAGGGGTTGAAAAGTTATTACAACAAGGTGTTGAAAAGATTATTTTGTTACCGCTGTATCCTCAATACTCCTGCTCCACCTCTGCTGCGGTATTTGATGGTGTTAGTCGCATTTTTAAAGATATGCGCACAATACCTTTTCTTCACTTTATTCGCAGTTATCCTACTCATCCACTTTATATCAAAGCGCTTGTCACCTCTATTGAGAAAAGTTTTCAGCAATATGGAAAACCCGATCGTTTAATTCTTTCTTTTCATGGTATTCCTGAGCGCTTTATCAAAACGGGGGATATTTATTATGATGAGTGTTGCCTCACAACAGAAAAACTAAAACAGCAATTAGAAGAACAGTTAGGTTATCCTAAAGAGCAAGTCATGCTGACATTCCAGTCACGCTTTGGTCGTGAACCTTGGCTATCACCTTATACGGATAAAACGATGGAAAAGCTGGGAAGTGAGGGTGTTGAACATGTGCAGGTTGTATGTCCGGGATTTTCATCTGATTGCTTGGAAACATTAGAAGAAATTAATGAACAGAATCGAGAGTTCTTTATTCATGGTGGTGGCAAACAGTACGAATATATTCCGGCATTAAATGATGATCCAGAGCATATTGACTTGCTAGAAGCGATGATCCGAGAGATATGCGAAAAATAA
- the wzz(fepE) gene encoding LPS O-antigen length regulator Wzz(fepE): MNSKLSKPQSSEIDKGHFDDFYLKQNDEIDLFELFSVIYKSKFVIIGITLLFAIVGFTVASFLPQKWTSQAAITKPMLDEMRQLKATLTELSLVDVDTGVNGSSVYQKFINNYNSRVYREEYLISTDYYKNLLAKMDEPTPLDKRKLIEEIIIKDINLSSSDVKNNEEEFSGEINLSFTAPTPEEAYDLLSGYIRFISTKVRVEVKDEIDDQIERKLSFAQKAYEMDLERIANARNVNVQRLKYALEIANAAGVKKPISSEGAQIKDDPDYSIAMGSDALSSKLAITEAIVDPTTVSADLKNRLYNMKQLEKVKLDDLQFVPFKYMLKPYEPTKKDAPKRALILVGAAFVGFILSVMGVLLSYMARSRRKTA, encoded by the coding sequence ATGAATAGTAAGCTTTCAAAACCACAATCTTCAGAAATTGATAAAGGGCATTTTGACGATTTCTATCTAAAACAGAATGATGAAATCGATCTTTTTGAATTGTTTTCTGTTATTTATAAATCAAAATTTGTCATTATTGGTATCACGTTATTATTTGCTATCGTTGGCTTTACTGTTGCAAGCTTTTTACCACAAAAATGGACGAGCCAAGCTGCAATTACCAAGCCAATGCTTGATGAAATGAGGCAATTAAAAGCAACATTGACTGAGCTTAGTTTAGTGGATGTTGATACAGGTGTGAACGGTTCATCTGTTTATCAAAAGTTTATCAATAACTATAACTCTCGTGTATATCGTGAAGAATATCTGATAAGTACGGATTATTACAAAAATCTGCTGGCTAAAATGGATGAGCCAACACCTTTGGATAAACGTAAATTAATTGAAGAAATTATTATAAAAGACATCAACTTAAGTTCTTCAGATGTTAAAAATAATGAAGAAGAGTTTAGTGGTGAAATTAATTTAAGCTTTACAGCACCAACCCCTGAAGAAGCTTACGATTTACTTTCTGGTTATATTCGCTTTATCTCTACCAAAGTACGTGTAGAAGTAAAAGACGAAATTGATGATCAAATTGAGCGTAAATTAAGTTTCGCGCAAAAAGCCTATGAAATGGATTTAGAGCGTATCGCTAATGCGCGTAATGTTAATGTGCAACGCTTAAAATATGCATTAGAAATCGCAAATGCAGCTGGGGTTAAAAAACCAATTTCCAGTGAAGGCGCACAAATTAAAGATGATCCTGATTACTCTATTGCCATGGGTTCTGATGCGTTAAGTAGTAAATTGGCTATTACAGAAGCGATTGTTGATCCAACAACAGTAAGTGCTGATCTGAAAAACCGTTTATACAATATGAAGCAATTAGAAAAAGTAAAATTGGATGATCTTCAATTTGTACCGTTCAAATATATGTTGAAACCTTACGAACCGACTAAAAAAGATGCACCTAAACGCGCTCTGATTTTAGTTGGCGCCGCTTTTGTTGGTTTCATTCTTTCTGTTATGGGTGTTTTACTAAGCTATATGGCAAGAAGCCGTCGTAAAACTGCATAA
- a CDS encoding inosine/guanosine kinase yields MKFPGKRKSKHYFPVSLRDPLLQPIINMTESESSRAYIVGIDQTLVDIEAKVDEEFINRYNLSQGHSLVIEDDVAEALYRELTDNNLITHEFAGGTIGNTLHNYSVLADDRSVLLGTMCNNIQIGSYAYRYLCNTSSRTDLNYLQGVDGAIGRCFTLITENGERTFAISPGQMNQLKPESIPEEVIAEASALVLTAYLVRCKPGEPMPLATMKAIEYAKKYDVPVVLTLGTKYVIADDPQWWRDFLKEHVSVVAMNEDEAFELTGHADPLLASDVALEWVDLVLCTAGPAGLYMGGYTEHSFKRQTTHPLLPGAIAEFNRYEFSRAMRRKDCDEPEKVYSHIEPYMGGPEKIMNTNGAGDAALSALLHDITANSYHRINVPNSSKHPRTYLTYSSLAQVCKYANRVSYQVLSQHSPRLTRGLPEKEDSLEEAYWER; encoded by the coding sequence ATGAAATTCCCTGGCAAACGAAAATCCAAACACTATTTTCCCGTTAGTTTACGAGATCCTCTATTACAACCCATCATCAATATGACGGAGAGCGAATCCTCTCGCGCTTATATCGTGGGCATCGACCAAACATTGGTTGATATTGAAGCGAAAGTTGATGAAGAGTTTATTAACCGTTATAACTTGAGTCAGGGACACTCTCTTGTTATTGAAGATGATGTCGCAGAAGCACTTTATCGTGAATTAACAGACAATAATCTGATAACACACGAATTTGCTGGTGGCACCATTGGTAATACGCTACATAACTACTCTGTATTGGCTGACGACCGCTCTGTGTTATTAGGTACTATGTGTAATAACATTCAAATTGGCAGCTATGCTTATCGTTATTTATGTAACACCTCTAGCCGTACTGATCTTAATTACCTCCAAGGTGTTGATGGCGCCATTGGGCGCTGTTTTACGCTGATCACGGAAAATGGCGAACGCACATTTGCTATTAGCCCCGGTCAAATGAATCAGCTTAAACCTGAAAGTATTCCGGAAGAGGTGATCGCAGAAGCTTCTGCTTTGGTATTAACGGCTTATTTAGTTCGTTGCAAACCTGGCGAACCGATGCCGTTAGCAACCATGAAAGCGATTGAATACGCGAAAAAATACGATGTACCTGTTGTTCTCACCCTTGGTACAAAATATGTTATTGCAGATGATCCACAATGGTGGCGTGATTTCTTAAAAGAGCATGTTTCTGTTGTTGCAATGAATGAAGATGAAGCCTTTGAATTAACGGGACATGCAGATCCTCTCTTGGCTTCTGATGTCGCTTTAGAATGGGTTGATTTGGTGCTTTGTACCGCTGGGCCTGCAGGGCTTTATATGGGTGGTTATACAGAACATAGCTTTAAGCGCCAAACTACACATCCTTTATTACCGGGTGCGATTGCTGAATTTAATCGTTATGAGTTTAGTCGTGCAATGCGCCGTAAAGATTGTGATGAGCCAGAGAAAGTCTATTCTCATATTGAGCCTTATATGGGTGGCCCAGAAAAAATAATGAATACAAATGGTGCGGGTGATGCAGCATTGTCAGCATTACTGCATGATATTACAGCGAATAGCTATCATCGTATTAATGTGCCAAATTCAAGTAAGCATCCTCGGACTTATTTAACTTATTCATCATTAGCGCAAGTGTGTAAATATGCTAACCGAGTGAGTTATCAAGTGCTAAGCCAGCATTCTCCACGCTTGACGCGCGGTTTACCTGAAAAAGAAGACAGCTTAGAAGAGGCTTATTGGGAGCGTTAA
- the ybaL gene encoding YbaL family putative K(+) efflux transporter, with product MPHSTPLITTIVGGLALAYILGMIAQRLKISPLVGYLAAGVLAGPFTPGFVADTSLAPELAEIGVILLMFGVGLHFSLKDLMAVKAIAIPGAIAQIAVATLLGLGLSAFFGWGLFSGIVFGLCLSTASTVVLLRALEERGLIDSQRGQIAIGWLIVEDLAMVLALVLLPAIANMLESSDQTSISELMINLGITIGKVVAFILIMMIVGRKLIPWVLAKTAATGSRELFTLSVLALALGIAYGAVTLFDASFALGAFFAGMVLNESELSHRAAQDTLPLRDAFAVLFFVSVGMLFDPMVLIEHPLGILATLAIIIIGKSAAALVLVRMFGHSRRTALTISASLAQIGEFAFILAGLGVALNVLEPDARNLVLAGALVSIMLNPVLFSLLDRYLAKTETKEEMEQLQQEELEEEMPVPVDICGHAIIVGYGRAGSMLSEKLLAQSIPLVIIENSRNKFAELKEKSLNTVLGNASTKESLALARIDCAKSLLLTIPNGYEAADIAETARSMNPDLNIIVRAHFDDIIVRANYDEEASFILEKGANHVIIDEDQTASAMAAMLIKEVEFGCAIDDTPENGQQIIAPSAAQ from the coding sequence ATGCCGCATTCAACACCCCTTATTACCACCATAGTTGGTGGGTTAGCACTTGCTTACATTTTAGGCATGATCGCTCAACGGCTAAAAATCTCACCTTTAGTAGGATATCTTGCTGCGGGTGTACTCGCTGGCCCATTTACTCCCGGCTTTGTTGCTGATACATCTCTCGCCCCTGAACTCGCTGAAATCGGCGTCATTCTGCTAATGTTTGGTGTAGGTTTACACTTTTCATTAAAAGATCTGATGGCCGTAAAAGCTATCGCTATTCCGGGTGCTATTGCTCAAATTGCAGTGGCAACACTATTAGGATTGGGACTATCAGCATTTTTTGGCTGGGGTTTATTTAGTGGCATAGTATTCGGCTTATGTCTATCAACAGCAAGTACTGTTGTGCTGTTACGAGCGCTTGAAGAAAGAGGCTTGATTGATAGCCAGCGAGGTCAAATTGCTATTGGTTGGTTGATTGTTGAAGACTTAGCCATGGTGTTAGCCCTTGTACTACTTCCTGCGATTGCCAATATGCTGGAAAGTAGCGATCAAACCAGTATTTCTGAACTCATGATCAATTTAGGTATTACAATCGGTAAAGTTGTTGCCTTTATCTTAATCATGATGATTGTGGGTCGTAAACTGATCCCTTGGGTTTTAGCTAAAACCGCGGCAACGGGCTCTCGTGAGCTCTTTACCCTGAGTGTACTCGCTCTTGCTTTAGGTATCGCTTATGGCGCTGTAACCTTATTTGATGCTTCCTTCGCATTAGGTGCATTCTTTGCAGGTATGGTACTTAACGAGTCTGAGTTAAGCCACAGAGCGGCTCAAGATACTTTACCGCTGCGTGATGCCTTTGCTGTACTGTTCTTTGTGTCTGTCGGTATGCTATTTGATCCAATGGTATTAATTGAGCATCCACTAGGTATCTTAGCAACACTGGCTATCATTATTATTGGTAAATCAGCCGCTGCATTAGTCCTTGTGCGAATGTTTGGACATTCCAGACGCACCGCCTTAACCATTTCAGCCAGCCTTGCTCAAATTGGTGAGTTTGCCTTTATTCTTGCAGGTCTTGGTGTCGCACTGAACGTTTTAGAGCCAGATGCACGTAACCTTGTTTTAGCCGGTGCTTTAGTCTCTATTATGCTAAACCCAGTTCTATTCTCTTTATTAGACCGTTATCTGGCAAAAACAGAAACTAAAGAAGAAATGGAACAGTTACAACAAGAAGAGCTGGAAGAAGAGATGCCTGTTCCTGTTGATATTTGTGGCCACGCCATTATCGTCGGTTATGGTCGTGCAGGAAGCATGCTTTCGGAGAAATTATTAGCTCAATCTATTCCGTTAGTTATTATCGAAAATAGCCGTAATAAATTCGCTGAATTAAAAGAGAAAAGCTTAAACACCGTACTGGGTAATGCATCAACTAAAGAGTCACTTGCTTTAGCTCGTATTGATTGTGCTAAATCTTTATTACTGACGATACCTAATGGTTATGAAGCAGCAGATATCGCGGAAACAGCAAGAAGTATGAACCCTGATTTAAATATCATTGTTCGTGCTCATTTTGACGATATTATCGTGCGCGCTAACTATGATGAAGAAGCTTCTTTTATCCTTGAAAAAGGAGCAAATCACGTCATTATCGATGAAGATCAAACCGCATCTGCAATGGCAGCTATGCTAATTAAAGAAGTTGAGTTTGGTTGTGCTATTGATGATACACCTGAAAATGGTCAACAAATCATTGCACCTAGTGCAGCGCAATAA
- the adk gene encoding adenylate kinase has protein sequence MRIILLGAPGAGKGTQAQFIKENYGIPQISTGDMLRAAVSAGTELGLKAKALMDNGQLVTDELVIALVKERIKQDDCRNGFLLDGFPRTIPQADAMKEAGINVDFVLEFAVPDEIIVERIIGRRVHAPSGRVYHVKFNPPKVENRDDVTGEELTTRKDDQEETVRKRLVEYHTQTAPLVSYYQNEAKASNAKYFKVDGTQKVSEINAELKSILG, from the coding sequence ATGCGTATCATTCTGCTAGGCGCTCCAGGCGCTGGTAAAGGCACTCAGGCTCAATTCATTAAAGAAAACTATGGTATCCCACAGATTTCAACTGGTGATATGTTACGTGCAGCAGTAAGTGCAGGTACAGAACTAGGACTGAAAGCAAAAGCACTGATGGACAATGGTCAGTTAGTGACTGATGAATTAGTTATTGCGTTAGTTAAAGAGCGCATCAAACAAGACGATTGCCGTAATGGTTTCTTGTTGGATGGGTTCCCAAGAACAATTCCACAAGCTGATGCAATGAAAGAAGCGGGTATCAACGTGGATTTCGTACTGGAATTCGCTGTACCTGATGAAATTATTGTTGAGCGTATTATTGGTCGTCGTGTTCACGCACCATCAGGTCGTGTTTATCATGTGAAATTTAATCCACCTAAAGTGGAAAATCGTGATGATGTGACAGGTGAAGAGTTAACAACACGTAAAGATGACCAAGAAGAAACTGTTCGTAAACGTTTAGTTGAGTACCATACTCAAACTGCACCATTAGTTTCTTATTACCAAAACGAAGCTAAAGCAAGCAATGCGAAATACTTCAAAGTTGATGGTACACAAAAAGTAAGCGAAATTAACGCTGAACTGAAAAGTATCCTTGGCTAA